A section of the Elizabethkingia anophelis R26 genome encodes:
- a CDS encoding carboxylesterase family protein, translated as MIKKIGFVLALMWVSFLFAQDFSLFKKFRFSQGEQTLPYRVLLPENFDPGKKYPLVIFLHGRGESGNDNEKQLTHGAKLFLNDSNRKDFPAIVVFPQCPEDSYWSNVQIVSDDTGKRTFYFTNNDAPTKAMLLLSGLFGNLQKQYNIKQDQIYIMGLSMGGMGTFELVNRKPGVFAGAIAICGGAEPSTASNLKATNWWVFHGGKDDVVPSGFSDAIVKAMKSNGVNVKYTFYPGANHNSWDSAFAEPDLLKWLFSQKNQRTITK; from the coding sequence ATGATAAAAAAGATAGGTTTCGTTTTAGCATTAATGTGGGTAAGTTTTCTTTTTGCTCAGGATTTTTCATTGTTCAAGAAATTCAGATTTTCACAAGGAGAACAGACTTTGCCTTACAGGGTATTATTACCTGAGAACTTCGACCCAGGGAAAAAATATCCATTGGTTATTTTTCTGCATGGGAGAGGGGAAAGTGGAAATGATAATGAGAAGCAACTGACTCATGGAGCAAAGTTGTTTTTGAATGATAGTAATCGGAAAGATTTCCCGGCAATTGTAGTTTTTCCACAATGTCCCGAGGACTCTTATTGGAGCAATGTGCAAATCGTATCCGATGATACAGGAAAAAGAACATTTTATTTCACTAATAATGATGCACCAACAAAAGCGATGTTACTATTATCCGGCCTTTTTGGAAATCTGCAAAAGCAGTATAATATAAAACAGGATCAGATTTATATTATGGGGCTTAGTATGGGCGGTATGGGAACTTTTGAACTGGTGAACCGTAAGCCGGGAGTATTTGCAGGAGCTATCGCAATATGTGGAGGAGCGGAGCCTTCCACAGCTTCTAATCTGAAAGCTACAAACTGGTGGGTTTTTCATGGTGGAAAAGATGATGTAGTGCCTTCAGGATTTTCAGATGCTATAGTAAAAGCAATGAAATCGAACGGAGTTAATGTAAAATATACTTTTTATCCCGGTGCAAATCATAACAGCTGGGATTCGGCATTTGCAGAACCTGATTTGTTGAAATGGCTATTTAGCCAGAAGAACCAAAGAACTATAACCAAGTAA
- the bglX gene encoding beta-glucosidase BglX — protein MKKLSIIAGLILAPLFSGQLVHQPVQSFQTEAYTSKKKAFVDKLIAKMTLDEKIGQLNLPSSGDFTTGQAQSSDIGKKIEQGLVGGLFNIKGVGKIRDVQKVAVEKSRLKIPMIFGMDVIHGYETTFPIPLGLSASWDMDLIQRSAQIAAQEASADGINWTFSPMVDVSREPRWGRVSEGSGEDPYLGSQIAKAMVYGYQGKDLSLKNTILACVKHFALYGAPEGGRDYNTVDMSHIRMFNEYFPPYKAAVDAGVGSVMASFNEVDGIPATGNKWLMDDVLRKQWGFNGFIVTDYTGINEMIQHGMGDLQQVSALAMNAGIDMDMVGEGFLTTLKKSISEGKVTEQQITTAARRILEAKYDLGLFDDPYRYTDEKRSKAEVFNKANREEARNIAAQSMVLLKNDKQILPLKTSGTVAVIGPLANNNENMTGTWSVASRTKDAVSIMTGLKETIKGVNFIYAKGSNVFYDAKMEEKATMFGKVSNRDSRSKEALLKEAVETAKKADVVVLAIGETAELSGESSSRTNIEIPQAQKDLLTELKKTGKPIVMVLFTGRPLVLNDENKQADAIVNAWFAGSEAGYAIADVLYGKVNPSGKLPMTFPRSVGQVPIYYNAKNTGRPLSDDKSDKCEFEKFRSNYIDECNTPLFPFGFGLSYTSFGYSDVELSKTQLSGNDQLTASITLTNNGKYDGNEVVQLYIRDMVGSVTRPVKELKGFQKVFLKAGESKKVSFTITPEDLKFYNSELKYDWEAGEFDIMIGTNSHDVKHAKINWNK, from the coding sequence ATGAAGAAACTATCAATTATAGCCGGGCTTATTCTTGCACCTCTGTTTTCAGGACAGTTGGTACACCAGCCGGTACAAAGCTTTCAAACAGAAGCTTATACTTCTAAAAAGAAGGCATTTGTAGATAAGTTAATCGCAAAAATGACTCTGGATGAAAAAATCGGACAGCTTAATCTGCCATCATCCGGAGATTTTACAACGGGACAGGCTCAGAGTTCTGATATAGGTAAAAAAATTGAACAGGGATTAGTAGGAGGCTTATTCAACATAAAAGGAGTTGGTAAAATAAGAGACGTACAGAAAGTAGCTGTAGAAAAAAGCCGTCTTAAGATTCCAATGATTTTCGGGATGGACGTTATTCATGGTTACGAAACTACCTTTCCTATTCCGTTAGGTCTTTCTGCTTCATGGGATATGGATCTTATTCAGAGATCTGCGCAGATTGCAGCACAGGAAGCTTCGGCAGATGGTATTAACTGGACATTCTCACCAATGGTAGATGTTTCCAGAGAACCAAGATGGGGGAGAGTTTCTGAAGGATCGGGAGAAGACCCTTACCTTGGAAGTCAGATTGCAAAAGCCATGGTTTATGGTTATCAGGGAAAAGATTTGTCTCTTAAAAATACCATACTGGCATGTGTAAAACATTTTGCATTGTACGGTGCGCCGGAAGGAGGACGCGACTATAATACGGTTGACATGAGCCATATAAGAATGTTCAATGAATATTTTCCACCATATAAAGCTGCTGTAGATGCCGGAGTAGGATCTGTAATGGCATCCTTTAACGAGGTTGATGGTATTCCCGCAACAGGTAATAAGTGGTTGATGGATGATGTATTGCGTAAACAATGGGGCTTTAATGGTTTTATTGTAACGGATTACACCGGAATCAATGAAATGATTCAGCATGGAATGGGAGATCTGCAGCAAGTATCTGCCTTAGCAATGAATGCAGGTATTGATATGGATATGGTAGGTGAAGGCTTTTTAACGACACTGAAAAAATCCATAAGTGAAGGAAAAGTAACAGAACAGCAAATTACTACTGCAGCCAGAAGAATTCTGGAAGCAAAGTATGATCTGGGGCTTTTTGATGATCCGTATAGATATACTGATGAGAAAAGATCTAAAGCCGAGGTTTTCAATAAAGCCAATCGCGAAGAAGCCAGAAATATTGCTGCACAGTCAATGGTTCTGCTTAAAAATGATAAACAAATACTACCTCTGAAAACATCAGGAACGGTTGCTGTTATTGGACCTTTAGCCAATAATAATGAGAATATGACCGGAACGTGGAGTGTGGCTTCCCGTACAAAAGATGCTGTTTCTATAATGACAGGTCTTAAAGAAACTATAAAAGGAGTTAATTTCATTTATGCAAAAGGAAGCAATGTTTTCTATGATGCTAAGATGGAAGAAAAAGCGACGATGTTTGGTAAAGTATCTAACAGGGATAGTCGATCTAAAGAAGCATTGCTGAAAGAAGCCGTAGAAACGGCTAAAAAAGCAGATGTTGTGGTATTGGCTATTGGTGAAACTGCTGAGTTAAGCGGAGAATCGAGTTCCAGAACGAATATAGAGATTCCTCAGGCTCAGAAAGATTTATTAACAGAGCTTAAAAAGACAGGAAAACCAATTGTGATGGTGCTTTTTACAGGTCGCCCATTGGTGTTAAATGATGAAAATAAACAAGCTGATGCTATCGTTAATGCTTGGTTTGCAGGAAGCGAAGCAGGTTATGCAATTGCAGATGTATTGTATGGCAAAGTCAATCCATCCGGAAAACTGCCAATGACATTCCCAAGGAGTGTAGGACAGGTTCCAATCTATTATAATGCTAAAAATACAGGCCGCCCATTAAGCGATGACAAATCGGATAAATGTGAATTCGAGAAATTCAGATCTAACTATATAGATGAATGTAATACACCGCTTTTCCCATTTGGTTTTGGTTTGAGTTATACTTCATTTGGATATTCAGATGTAGAGCTGAGTAAAACACAACTGAGTGGTAACGATCAGTTAACAGCAAGTATAACATTGACGAATAATGGTAAATACGACGGAAATGAAGTGGTACAATTATATATTCGTGATATGGTAGGATCCGTGACTCGTCCGGTAAAAGAGCTGAAAGGTTTCCAGAAAGTATTTTTAAAGGCTGGTGAATCTAAAAAAGTAAGCTTTACAATTACACCGGAGGATCTGAAATTTTATAACTCGGAACTGAAGTACGATTGGGAGGCCGGAGAATTCGATATTATGATAGGAACAAATTCTCATGATGTAAAACATGCGAAAATAAACTGGAATAAATAA
- a CDS encoding RagB/SusD family nutrient uptake outer membrane protein, translated as MKRQYIIIASLLLTMGGISQSCKNDFLDVTPTENYTVGDLENFNNDAGAASFVTSIYAKFLDWDMSSFAWIGVTSIASDDADKGSSPGDTGSDKDILDALTFTPTTPSFESLFSSNYQGINRCNQALQYIPQLDKANSDLRNRLMGEAKFLRAFMYFTLVKSFGAVPLVDHVPADKNEEDKKMLLTKRSKEDIYAFIERDLLEAAASLPNKSSYTGVDLARASKGSAYALLAKVSMYQKKWDKALEYADKVTGYSLTPSYIDQYKVNGKFNQESIFEIGGSGAIGGRGIQQYTQVQGARGAGGWGWGFATPTQGLFDAYTAEGDTERRDATIIQRGMTLYDGRIISNNTDNKFYNYKAYSANFTTQAQTDVSIKYLRYAEILLIKAEALNELGRTSDAINFLNQVRTRAKLANTTASSQADVRLAIWKERRLELAFEHERWFDLVRTGQAEKAMAADGKKFIVGKHELFPLPQRFIDEAKGLSSQNPGY; from the coding sequence ATGAAAAGACAATATATAATCATAGCTTCCCTTTTATTAACAATGGGGGGGATTTCACAAAGTTGTAAAAATGACTTTCTGGATGTAACGCCTACTGAAAATTATACTGTAGGTGATCTGGAGAATTTTAATAATGATGCTGGTGCTGCAAGTTTTGTTACTTCCATTTATGCTAAATTTTTGGACTGGGATATGAGTTCTTTCGCATGGATAGGAGTTACCTCCATTGCTTCTGACGATGCGGATAAAGGATCATCACCTGGTGATACAGGATCTGATAAAGATATCTTAGATGCTCTAACATTTACACCAACAACACCTTCTTTCGAAAGTTTATTTTCATCAAACTACCAAGGTATCAATCGTTGTAACCAAGCATTGCAATATATTCCTCAATTAGATAAAGCTAACTCTGATCTAAGAAATAGACTAATGGGTGAAGCTAAATTTTTACGTGCATTTATGTATTTTACTTTGGTGAAATCTTTTGGAGCTGTGCCTTTGGTAGATCATGTTCCTGCGGATAAAAATGAAGAAGATAAAAAAATGCTGCTTACTAAAAGATCCAAGGAAGATATTTATGCATTTATTGAAAGAGATCTATTGGAAGCTGCAGCTAGTTTGCCAAATAAATCTTCTTATACAGGAGTTGATTTGGCTAGAGCATCTAAAGGATCTGCGTATGCATTGTTAGCAAAAGTTTCAATGTATCAGAAGAAGTGGGACAAGGCATTAGAATATGCAGATAAAGTAACCGGATATTCTTTGACTCCAAGTTATATTGATCAATATAAAGTGAATGGTAAATTCAATCAAGAATCAATTTTTGAGATTGGAGGTTCCGGAGCTATTGGAGGTAGAGGAATCCAACAATATACTCAAGTTCAGGGTGCAAGAGGAGCCGGAGGCTGGGGCTGGGGATTTGCAACTCCAACTCAGGGATTGTTTGATGCTTATACTGCAGAGGGAGATACAGAAAGAAGAGACGCTACAATTATCCAAAGAGGGATGACGCTGTATGATGGACGCATAATTTCTAACAATACAGATAACAAGTTCTATAATTATAAAGCTTATTCTGCTAATTTTACAACACAGGCACAGACTGATGTGAGTATTAAGTATTTACGTTATGCAGAGATTCTTTTAATAAAGGCAGAGGCTTTAAATGAATTAGGAAGAACATCTGATGCAATTAATTTCTTGAATCAGGTAAGGACAAGAGCTAAACTTGCTAATACCACAGCCTCTTCACAAGCAGATGTGAGATTGGCTATCTGGAAAGAAAGAAGATTAGAGTTAGCTTTTGAGCATGAAAGATGGTTTGATCTTGTAAGAACGGGTCAGGCAGAAAAAGCTATGGCTGCAGACGGCAAAAAGTTTATTGTAGGAAAACACGAATTATTTCCATTACCTCAAAGGTTTATTGATGAAGCTAAAGGATTGTCATCTCAAAACCCGGGTTACTAA
- a CDS encoding glucoamylase family protein, which yields MMFKNILIFTLAIAGVTCSSQSPVRENKKSDTKKLTDDQLLDKVQRQTFRYFWDFAEPHSGMARERYHPDGNYPDRDANIVTTGGSGFGLMSIISATNRGYIKRKEAVERLNKIADFLTKADRFHGAWSHWIDGETGKVKPFGTKDNGGDLVETSFLAQGFLVVREYFKNGTAEEKVLAEKYDKLWKGIEWNWYTKGGEDVLYWHWSPNYAWDMNFKLEGYNECLITYVMAASSPTHTISREAYDKGWARNGKIISDKVAYGFPLILKHNGAENYGGPLFWAHYSYLGLDPNGLKDQYADYQKLNYDHAMINYSYAVENPKAYKAYGKYFWGLTASYSRNENGSTGYNAHMPGNDVGVVSPTAAISSIVYTPKESIAFIRNLYENYPDSWGLAGFYDALSPHYNWTAKWYLAIDQGPEVVMLENYRSGLIWKLFMNAPEIQQGLKKLGFTTSKYPQKGRKVVK from the coding sequence ATGATGTTTAAAAACATATTAATATTCACTTTGGCTATTGCAGGGGTTACCTGCAGTAGCCAAAGTCCTGTTAGGGAGAATAAGAAATCTGACACTAAAAAGCTAACGGATGATCAGCTACTGGATAAAGTTCAGCGACAGACTTTCCGGTATTTCTGGGATTTTGCTGAGCCACATTCAGGCATGGCAAGAGAGCGTTATCATCCTGATGGTAATTATCCGGATCGTGATGCGAATATTGTTACTACCGGAGGTTCAGGATTTGGACTGATGTCTATTATTTCTGCGACAAATAGAGGTTATATTAAGAGAAAAGAAGCTGTAGAACGTCTAAATAAAATAGCAGATTTTCTGACAAAAGCAGACCGCTTTCATGGAGCCTGGTCTCATTGGATAGATGGTGAAACAGGAAAAGTAAAACCATTCGGAACCAAAGATAATGGTGGAGATCTTGTAGAGACTTCATTTCTGGCCCAAGGCTTCCTTGTTGTACGGGAGTATTTTAAAAATGGTACAGCTGAAGAAAAAGTTTTGGCAGAGAAGTATGATAAATTGTGGAAGGGTATAGAATGGAATTGGTACACTAAAGGTGGTGAGGATGTTTTGTATTGGCATTGGTCTCCAAATTATGCATGGGATATGAACTTTAAGCTGGAAGGTTATAATGAATGTTTGATTACGTATGTAATGGCAGCCTCATCTCCAACTCATACGATAAGCAGAGAAGCCTATGATAAAGGTTGGGCACGTAATGGTAAGATTATTTCAGATAAGGTAGCTTATGGCTTTCCGTTGATATTAAAACATAACGGGGCGGAAAATTATGGAGGACCTTTATTTTGGGCACATTACTCCTATCTTGGTTTGGATCCTAACGGGTTAAAAGATCAGTATGCAGATTACCAGAAACTGAATTATGATCACGCTATGATCAATTATTCTTATGCTGTAGAAAACCCTAAGGCTTATAAGGCCTATGGAAAATATTTCTGGGGGTTAACAGCATCTTATTCCAGAAATGAAAACGGAAGTACAGGTTATAATGCTCATATGCCGGGAAATGATGTTGGTGTTGTTTCTCCAACTGCAGCTATCAGTTCTATCGTATATACACCCAAAGAGTCTATAGCTTTCATACGTAACCTGTATGAAAACTATCCTGATTCCTGGGGATTAGCGGGGTTCTATGATGCATTAAGCCCACACTACAACTGGACTGCCAAATGGTATCTGGCGATAGATCAGGGACCAGAAGTTGTAATGTTGGAAAACTATCGTTCCGGATTAATCTGGAAGCTTTTCATGAACGCTCCGGAGATTCAGCAAGGTTTAAAAAAACTAGGATTTACTACTTCAAAATACCCTCAGAAAGGGAGAAAAGTAGTAAAATAA